The nucleotide window CTTCTCTGGCATCGAAAGCGGCATCCTCGTGGCCCTTCGCCGGTCGATCCGGCGTGGGCCGGTTCGAGTACCTTTTCTTCTGAGGCATCGAATCGGTTTCGAGTACATTCTTTCTGAGGCAACGCGGCGGCTTGACCGGCCCGAAGCGGTTGGTATACTCCTTTTTGCGCTTCGGCGCGCCCAGACGTGGGGCCATAGCTCAGCTGGGAGAGCGCATGGCTGGCAGCCATGAGGTCAGGGGTTCGATCCCCCTTGGCTCCACCAGAGACTTTGAGACGACCCGTGCGAGAGCGCGGGTCGTTCTGTGTTGCGGTTGGACGTGTTGGCGCTTGTCCCAGCAAGGCATACCATCGCCTCATGAGGGGATTCGTCGCCAACACCGACTACGACTGGTATTCGTTCCTCGGCTCGCAGCCGGGGATCGACGAGGTCAACTTCTGGAAACCTTCGGGCGGGAGCTTCGGCGCTGTCCCCGTAGGGTCGCCGTTCTTCTTCCGTCTCAAGGCACCGTACAACGCGATCGCGGGCTTCGGATACTTCGCCAACTCCAGCGTCTTGCCTGCCTGGCTCGCATGGGAGGCGTTCCAGGTCAAGAACGGTGCGAGCGATTTCGCCGAGATGAGGCGCCGCATCGAGAAGTACCGAAATCGCTTCAAGTCCCAGCCGTCCAACCGCGCTGGCGACTACGATGTCGGCTGCGTGATGATCGCAGCGCCGGTCTTCTTTCCGCGGGAGTTGTGGGTTCCGGATGCCGACGACTGGGCGCCCAACATCGTCACAGGCAAGACATACTCCCTGACCGAGGGCGAGGGTCTGCGCATCTTCACCGA belongs to Coriobacteriia bacterium and includes:
- a CDS encoding HNH endonuclease, with translation MRGFVANTDYDWYSFLGSQPGIDEVNFWKPSGGSFGAVPVGSPFFFRLKAPYNAIAGFGYFANSSVLPAWLAWEAFQVKNGASDFAEMRRRIEKYRNRFKSQPSNRAGDYDVGCVMIAAPVFFPRELWVPDADDWAPNIVTGKTYSLTEGEGLRIFTECMARAEGLGGASALVAEDAPRYGKPVEISPRLGQGIFRVEVLDAYGRACAVTGEHSLSVLEAAHIKPYAEGGAHSVDNGLLLRSDVHKLFDLGYVTVTPDYAFRISDALREEYNNGRAYYEHQGDRLHLPSDPASYPSRELLDWHGQAVYRG